From Salminus brasiliensis chromosome 12, fSalBra1.hap2, whole genome shotgun sequence:
GTCTTAATAGACAACACTAAATAGACTgatggtgcaaaaaaaaaaaggaaaatgattGCTTTGCTTCATCAGATGAATCTAACTGAATGAGACCGTTCTCCCTTTTTTGTCCCCTGCTCTCTGTTCCCCCAAAATATGTTCTAAAAATATCAGCCCAAGTCTCCCAGCCTATAGAGAAATACTAAATTATATTGTTATAATTTAAATATCTAATTACAGTAGTACATTATGGATTTGTTACATAATCAGAATTCCCATGTCCTTGCAAATTAAGACATTAGTGTAGTTAACAGTACCTTCTCTTttgcctctttctctcacagGAGCTGGCCATGCCTGCAAGTGTACGTGCGGGGAGCCTGAAGGACCCTGAAGTAGCAGATCTTTTCTATAAAGATGACCCTGAGAAGCTCTTTGCTGACCTCAGAGAGATTGGCCATGGAAGCTTTGGAGCTGTCTACTTTGTAAGAGCTTACAAAAAGGATTATCTTTCTCCCATTTTTAAGTGTTTGCTTATGGAGAAGCAAGTACAGACTTTGTGTGGAAGCAACTTGCTGTCTATTAGTAGtccatattattatttatgttgtcCTATGATGGCTTATTAATGATACGTTAAGAAAACTTTGAACTTGTGTTGTAAACATGAAGTAACAGTTAATCAGTCTGCATTATTTTgaccaaaaaaaatatttgcatgTTGCAGCTCTCTGTGATTTTAATCTTCTCAAAGTCAATATTGCcaattttaattaaacaatGTGCCTTTATGTAACTTCTCTTTCTTGTAGGCACGAGATGTTCGCTCCAATGAGGTGGTGGCCATCAAAAAGATGTCTTACAGTGGCAAACAGTCCAATGAGGCAAGTCCTGCTTTAAGTTTTGCTCACCTCAAAAGACATCAGCCTCATGCAAGGTTGCAGAAGTTTGATTAGTTGAAAAACCAGTAAGGTGTTTtgcatacatttttaaaagctgCATTTATTACTTACAGTTACAGAAGCCTGTTGCAATTTGAGATTGATTCTCACTCAAATTGTTTTAATTTGGAGACTTCTAAATTGATACCACATTCAGGTTTGTAAGTAGACGTTTTAGTTTAGCTTTTAATTAGTGGAAATGTCATTCCAGTTTTGCTTTGTATAAGGAAAAAACATGCTGTAGGTCTTTACAatgtttttgtcatttcttgCCAccgaaaaagacaaaaataatttGCAAACTTGTCAGTGGAGAATGTAGTAGGGTGCTCAGAGTGGGATAGTGGTCCACTATGATCCGCGGATCTGCGGTTCGATTCTTGGGTCATGCCTCTTGCCATCAaaagccttgctctctcagctctctcttaGTGTTGAGTcattgctagtgatgggaggagttcacatgaacagaaCTTTTGTAGTTAGCCTGTCAAATTGGGTAAAAGTTCTAAGCATTAAATTCACCTTGTCTCCAGTGTGGAACAGAGAACATTTTTATCTTTTCATGCCATTTCATGCGGCAGCTTCATGATTCATGGAGTTTTTAGCAACATAGTAGCATTGTGGATCACTGTTCCCCTGATCTTGTAATACCAACTCTCACCCCCTATCTTGCTGTCTTGGTCTTTGCAGAAATGGCAGGACATCATTAAAGAGGTGAAGTTCCTTCAGAAGCTTAGGCACCCCAACACCATAGAGTACAAAGGCTGCTATCTGAGGGAGCACACAGCATGGGtatgtgtccatgtgtgtgaaCGTttactccagtgttgtgatttatttttttttagcttcaAAGTTTCTGATTTTGTctgatttttctttctcttgctccCTCCTTGCTCTCCCTCATAGCTGGTGATGGAGTATTGTTTGGGTTCTGCCTCTGATCTTTTAGAGGGTGAGTAGAGATTCTttcttgttttaattttttctaCCAATCCTTTCCCCCCTCTTCTGATACCCTTCAGTGCCTCTGCTTTCCCCCTCCTTCTTCTGTTCTTTTCCTCCATCTCTGGATATTGTAGCGTgttaaatttttaaaaaataaatcagtttcAGATTTTTCCTTGATGAATAAGAGTTGAACATTTTCTGAATTAATACTGATTCCTTCcctatctgtttttttttccacacctGCAGTTCATAAGAAACCCCTTCAGGAAGTGGAAATCGCTGCTATTACCCATGGTGCACTGCAGGGTCTGGCCTATCTTCACTCTCACAACATGATCCACAGGTGAACATTTGCTGTATCTCTGCCACTTACTTCACAGCGATCTGGCAGGTAGAACACTTCTGCTAGTGAAAGTCACAGTCTTGCTGCAAATAACTGCACCTTGACTAAAGAATGTTATAGTGTAAAGTTATGTGTGTACTAATAAGACTGTTGCAAGTTTGTCCTCAGGACACCTGCAGAAAATTCCTCAGCCTCATTATTAAGACATCTTGGAAACCGATTGTGGCTGCACGCAAAAACCTTATGAAAATGTTTGCCATTTTTGATTATGGTGTAATGTAAAACTGGCTCTTGCTCCTCCACAGTGTACATTTCATAATGGAATCCAATCTTGTTACAttacaaacattttacattgacctccatttaGTTTCAAAGGTTATTCATTCTCCTTTAATGTTGCTGTTTTTGAGATGAGGTTGagattttgcatgacagtggtgagtttttttcttttaatttttttatagcaAGTATACAAGCTAGCAAGGTTAGCAAGTTTTAGTAACTAAAACCTTAGCTAAATTTTCAATTCTGCTAACAAGCATGCTTGCAGGACAAGCTACATACTACCCAACTAAAGTTGTTTAGCTCTTTTAAACTCTGCCTGACCTTCAGACTGAAGGTTTTTCAATAATGAGTAGAATTGGTTTTTTGACTGGatgaaatgtaatgtaattctCACTCCTTTTACAGGAGCTCCTCTGTGATTTTATTTTGcctgaattgactttttttttttttttcctctcatctgctgagaaaattacaggctGAATTACGTACTGTGTTCCACAGAACTCAGTGGTGGTCTGATCATTTCAGTCCCGTCCAGATTCACATCTTTGACTTTCCAGGCGTATTCTTTCTCACATTAAAAGCTTTGGCTTTGGATACTGCTTTCTGATTTAGGTCTCTTCAGAGAATCTTTGCAAGATTTTAGACACTTGCCTAATCTCAAAACAAAGTTGAAATCAAATTACAGCAAGGATTGCTGTTacctttcctgttttttttaacatgttaaaaCATGTTAAAGAGAAAGTTCAGAGGAGCTTTCCCTGTTAACGAGCTTCAGTGTAGGAGCAAGTTTAACAAGTTTAATAGAGTTTACTGCAGATGGTTTACTTCTTTCACAAAATGTCAGgaaaagccacacacacaattggaAATGAAAGGCTTTATTCATTTACCATTTAAGTTGGCAGTTGGTGTAATCCATGGTGTTCGTTTTAGTCTCAAGTCGAAATCAAGTGTTGATTAAAGTTGAGACGCAATTTAGTTGCATCTCTATTCTAGAGACatttttaaggtaaaataaaaaaaatatataatagtattaaatgtctctctctttctctttcagggATGTAAAGGCAGGTAACATTTTGCTGACTGAGCCTGgtcaggtgaagctgggagaCTTTGGCTCTGCCTCCATCGTTGCCCCTGCCAACTCTTTTGTGGGCACACCATACTGGTGAGACAAATCCACATTCTGTCAGCTTGCatccagtgtgtgttttgttaaggtttttcttatttgttaagatatggtgtggttggtgtggtgcaacagctaataccactacctgccagggagctaccacaccatgtgggagactgggctTCAATTCCCGGTATGGGTGACTTCGCTACACCaacaagagtacttgggcaagactcctaacactaggttggcccttctctgtaatacaagtaaccttgtaagttgctctggataagagtgtcagctaaatgccacaaatgtaaatgtaagatatACTTTCAAAAGAGCTCTCAAACACAAATGAATGATTTCTCAATTCTCCAGTATTTTATTCATTAGGTTGAAGAACTTTATTAGACTGTTTTATATGACACTTGGGCTCCATAATTGTGCAGTAGGCTCTATAAATAAATTTGACGTGAATAAGGAGGGCAGGAGTTGTTTGTCCCACCCTATACAAGTCCAGAGCATGCACAAATCATTACTGCCCTCTCTCCCACACTGCAACGGAGAGCTTGTGTTGTATTGCTGAGAGAAACCTGTGAAGTATGACACTTGGGGCATAGTTGTAGTATTACAACAAGATTACAGATTTCCTGTGTCTGCACTATGCGCCCCACAATTGTCATGTCTTTGTTAGAGTGGTGTGATCTATACAGTTGTGAAAAAGTAGCACACCGTAAAAACTTTTTTGTCtaacatttaaacatatgggcatttgattttcattttaacACTATTATGaaatggaggtaatataaccaAGTAGTAAAATTGAAAACTGaatttactttttttgtaaaagactTTTTTATGTAAGGAAAAAGTTAGGAAACCCCTATTTGTTACTACTTTAAGAATCGGGTGCATCACATCAGCTGTAGATGATTcaaacatggttagagaggattttatttaaacctcagacatttcgTTTGGTATGCTCTTTATTGTTGCAGTGCATATATttaccatggccagatccaaagtgTGCTTAGAGAAACGGTTCTAGGTGCCCATGAGCCTAGATCTGAAACGGGCTGTGCAGGTAGCTGGTTATGAGATTTTAGCCAAAGGGGGAAAATCCATTTATTGGGTCTTGTGGCATCctaacttttttgtttttggtcaTCTCCTGGAACGGTCGGTGTTTGTGCTGCTCGCACACTTTGATTTTCTCCTTCAACCAACTTCAACCGACTGCCTCAGAAACAgcagactagagccaaccagcacagactgAGAATTGGACCACAAAATCAAGCAAGACATCTTGTAGCGTATCCCCTGCTTTAGCCaaataagctaagctaaactagCTTCCGAATTtaacatcttaaaaaaaaaaaaaacgtagaaAACAGGTTTAGGTTTTTTGGAAAACCTAAATATTTAATCTGAAAAATATTAGTTCTGAATGCAAGTCAGTAGAGAACCACACTTCTTGTCATCAGGCGGGATTTAAAGCATTTGACAACTTAAGCTAGTTGGACGCGCTCGACCAGCTAAACCCAGCTCCCAAGAATTtcttttacttacttttttgtGTCTGACTTGTCGTTTGATGTCCAGGATGGCCCCGGAAGTTATCCTGGCCATGGATGAGGGTCAGTACGATGGAAAGGTGGATGTCTGGTCTCTGGGAATCACCTGCATAGAGTTAGGTGAGTGCTGCCATGATGACAAGCAGTTGACCTTCAACCTCCGGCTCTTGACACATGCTGTGATTGTAGGTCACAGTAGACATTTAGGCcagtgtggttgtgtgtgggaTTTTGTTGTCTGTGATGCCTGTTAGGGAGAGGGATTTGGGGTTTAGTTTGTAAGCTGCTTTGGTTACGAGCTAAcatctcgctctcgctctctctctctcactgtttctgtctgtcttttaccATTCCTCTCATTCAGCTCACTTGCTGTCATTTCTCTTGGCCTTAGTTAGATGTAGTTTGTTATTGTTTCCTTGACTTttgttgcttttatttatttgccctttctctctctctctctctctctctctctagcggAGAGGAAGCCACCCTTATTTAATATGAATGCTATGAGTGCCTTATATCACATTGCTCAGAACGAAAGCCCGGTCCTCGCATCAAATCACTGGTAAGCGTCTCTGCAAATGTCTTGCTTTCGTATTTCTGTGATGATATCTTGGCTTAGCTATGCGATGTACAAGTTGAGTTTAGGGCAAGTTTGCATTTGTTTGCTTTAAGTGTATTATATGAGTTTTTAGGGCTTAATGAATTGATCTGCAGAGTAAAAGTGTTGCTCATTAAGTCCTTCAAAGAATCCATTTGGTTCTGTTTCTGTAAAATGTGTGAAACATTTTGAAGGTCTGAAGTTTAATGAacattgttctttatggaaataAGTTTTTGTAATGTAGATGGTTCTGCCTTAATAAGAAAATATCTGTCAAttattattttgtctttttaatgtaATGTGGTTCTGGTCCAACACCAGAGGTTTTGATCTAAGAGCAGTGTGGAGTGCACGTACtgttctttccttcttttttttttttttttcttttttttcccccttccccccattttttttttatctatactTGATCTAGTCAGCAAAATCTGTTTTGGTAAATGTACCATGTGCCACAAAGTTGTGAAAGTGTTTATCTAGCATTAGATAATCATGTCACGCTGGATTGTACCTAGTTTTGGCACCCTacccatttatttttttctgtactgATGCCAAAATACAAACCTAGAGTATTGAACGATAACTGTTCAGTACGTTGGCCCTAAAACATTGAACATCCAAACTTTTAAATCATCTTTTAAATGAAGAACTTTCACTAAAGATTAACATCTAAAGCAGGTGATCATGCTGAAACACTCAGAAATGCACAGCTAACATCACACCACACAGTGTGAGGGTGTGCTAtttcaggctagatttgttacagTACTTTCTTTTCAGATCTCCAATCTAGCATGTTCTGCTGATATTGGTTAACTACAGATAGGGCACTTTTTAAAACACCCTTAATTGTTTGCAAATATGGGACTTAATCTTTACTGACTAACTCACCATTTTTCTTTACGTTTTCAGGTCTGATTATTTCCGTAATTTTGTGGACTCATGTCTACAGAAGATTCCTCAGGACAGACCTACCTCTGATGTGCTGCTCAATGTAAGAAAAGTTACCTTACATGTACTTGAACATATTCAGTGAGCTTTCCTGCAGTGTGAGAGTATTCGCAGAGTCCAGTTTTTACAGCCAAAGTCAGGTTTTGAAAGTGAATACGCACattaatgctgcttttcaaacCAATGCTGAAATGGACAGATTGTCACACtgaattatgtatttttattcatGGATGCATTAAAATCAGGCTGACCAGTCAGAGCTTTGTCATGGTTGTAGCCCAAACAAATGAGCCTCAAGATGCCAGCTGGACAAAACTCTTGTTTTAGCAGAGCACAAAAccttataaacaaacaaactaaatacataaaacaaCTAAAATTAAACCACTGTTTAACAAATCTGTAATGCTGGCTTATTCATGTTAAAGGCTCTCCTTGTtgggtgaattggctatgctaaattgcgaGTGAACTTgagacagggcaccagtccatggGTTATTcttgccttgtgcccaatgttTCCAGGTAGGCTTCAGATCCACCGCGACCCTCACAAGGAAGAAACGGATAAGAACAAGAATGGTTCAATAGGATTGATATTCGGAACTAAATGATAATCAGCTGATGCAAATAATCAGTCTTCATTAAGctttaaatgccataaatgtttgTGTACCCCAACCtgcattgactttttatttttggttTCATTTCACTCATAAACTTGCAGAATGCGGAAACAATGTTTATAAGCACTCTAACTGAAACCTGGAATGTGGAATGATCTCTTTGCTTGCTGTCTGCCTGCAGCATCGGTTCCTGTGTCGAGAGCGCCCCCTGTCTGTGGTGATGGACCTGATCGCACGCACTAAGGATGCAGTGAGGGAGCTGGACAACCTACAGTACAGGAAGATGAAGAAAATCCTCTTCCAGGAGACGCACAACGGCCCCACACAGGATGGGGCAGAGGAGGAAGAGGTCTTTacactttttcttttgttgtttatCTCTATATGTTACTGCTATTCTTTCTCTTAATTGTCAAGTTTCCATGTCTGTGGTTTTGCGTTTAGGACGTGGAGCAGTACCTGTTACGGACAGGCACGGTGAACAGCATGGAAAGCTCACACTCGGTGCCCTCCATGTCAATCAGTGCCAGCTCCCAGAGCTCCTCGGTCAACAGCCTGGCTGATGGCTCAGATGACAGTGCTGAGATGGCCATGATGGGGGAAGGAGAGCATACGGTCACCTCCAACAGCTCCATCATACACCGGCCCTCTGTGAGTAGGAATGCAGCATGTTTGTTAGAGTTGTGTTATGATGCTTTGTAATGTCATGTGTAGGAAATGAGGCTGATTTTACATGGATGTATGTTGGTTTCCTCAAACTATACGTTGAACGGTCATAGCCTGGATGTTAATGTTGGCTTTATGTGaaatacagtaacagtaacagtacagAGCAGGGCCATATCAGTTTATAGGTTTTATTATATTAGCTAACAGAGCTGCTATTACTAGAGGAATTCTTGGGGCACAATGTATTTCACTCTGAATTTATTAGTagagctgtgtattggcaagaataCACATGATATGGATTCCAATTCAGTATACTGCATTACTCTAAGCAAGTCCCAAGGAACCCATGATTTtaagtaatagtaatataaacattaaaaatagtttGTTCTTTAAACTGATTGCTCCAGCCTTTCAGTCGAGCTTTGTAATATAAGTACATATTTTCCTCTGTGTTTGCTGATTTCAGGGTCCTGATAATATCTATGATGATCCTTACCAACCAGAGATGGaccctcagcagcagcagcaacagcaggcATCCTCAGGAGCTCGTAGAAGAGCACACTACCGCAACCGTGATCACTTCGCCACCATTCGCACAGCTTCACTGGTGAGCGACCACACAGTAATCACTTAGTGTAGCTACCTGGCTGCCAATTCATATCTCTTGCTAATAAATGTTTCTTGTAATTCTTTTGGTCTCTATGCGATATGCTTGTTATACTtccagcaaaaaaaacaaaaaccaaaaaCGGTCCCCTGTCAGATTAATGTTTCCCTGTTTCAGATTATGGTTTCTCCCTGTATTTTCTGGTGCTGTTGAGTGATTTTGAAGCCTCCTGTGTCTTTCCTGTCCCCCAGGTCACAAGGCAAATCCAAGAACATGAACAGGGCTCTGCACTACGGGAGCAGATGACCGGCTACAAACGCATGCGACGGCAACACCAGAAGCAACTGCTTGCCCTGGAGAACAAGCTAAAGGCTGAAATGGATGAGCACCAGCTGCGACTGGACAAGGAGCTGGAGAGCCAGAGGAACAGCTTCAGTAGTGAGGCTGACAAACTGTCCAAGAAACACCAGGCTATCTTGGAGAAAGAGGTGGGAGAGCGCAGGGTTGATGTAGAAGCCTGTAGGGGTGTATCTTGCTGTTGTAGACAGAGACAATACAGAGAGAAATCACTGGAGATGATGAATGACCGATTTCCAGGGCTTTGCAAATAGCCTAGAGTGTTGTAATTCCAGGTGTATTGAGAGTGTGAAATTGGACTAAAGcatgtatttaaataatatatttaaataaaatgtggtATCTATAATCACTAAGGTTATGCTGATCTGTAATTATTGCATTAATCCACAGACTAAAGGGGCACTGACTGAGGAGAAGAAGTTCCAGCAGCACATTTTGGGCCAGCAGAAGAAAGAACTCACTGGCCTGCTGGAGTCCCAGAAACGGCAGTACAGACAGCGCAAGGAACAGCTCAAAGAGGTATGCACATACACAATATGCGGGTCCTGGTAAAGCTGGGAATTTAGTGATTAGATTAATTAGTAATGCCCTTGTCTATAGCACTGAAAACACAATCACTTGGGACATGCTGCTGTACTTTTGCTTGTGGTAAGCGTGGTCTGCATTGTTTGCTGTTTTgtgtggttagtggtgtttgttAGCTTTTCTgtatactcactgtactgggttAAGGGATGTACTCTGGCGAAGGGTATCTGGTTACTTGTGTTAAGTCTTTAGTCTAGCATTTTACAAATGTGGAAATTTCAgtcatacatttatataaacaaactaaaacacatttttgtttttgatttAATAGGACACTCTTAACATGCTAATTTAACGAGCTGAAAACCTGTACATGCAAGTTTCCTAGTTGGCTATATACCTCCATATcttatcttttttatcttttttttttaaacacaaaatTATTTAGATTTGCATATAATGGGGAAGAAATAAATGCTTAACTAGGTATTGAACAATAACCATGTGTGTCAGAACCATTACTACTGGGAACCTTTTAATACTTGTTGAATGCATGCTGTCATGGAAAATACCCTGGATCAGAAAGTGGTAACCTTGTAATTATTCTTATTTGAATAATCTGAAAACAAATTGTTTCAATTCACTTAAAAACttctatataattatatatatatatataattcataatTGTGAGTTGGAAACAGATTATATGATGGAAATGTGTAATTCACATTACCTCCTCTCTGATTTGTGAGCAGGAGCTGAATGAAAACCAGTCCACTCCTAAGCGGGAGAAGCAGGAGTGGCTTGTGAGACAGAAGGAGTGTCTCCAGCAGATCCAGGCAGAGGAGGAGGCTGGCTTACTGCGGCGCCAGAGGCAGTATTATGAGCTGCAGTGTCGACAGTATAAGAGGAAGATGCTGCTAGCACGACACAACCTGGAGCAGGACCTGCTTAGAGAGGTGAAgctctctctctaaatcatTACACCACCATTCATCATAAGCCTTATTTCATTTGTATTTAGAATATGATTATTTTCTGAGTACATGCTTTATTGTAATTATGGTGAAGGACAGAGAACTGTTATGGTCAGACATCCGGAATCATGAGTCTTAAGTCAGAGCCAACTGTATTTGTCAGAACACTCACAGAGCATGTGGTCTTCTTATGGCGATTTAAAAGTGAAATGATGattaaaaagaaacatttgacaAATCTTTCTTGTTTTGCATCATCCTTTAGGAGCTAAATAAGCGCCAGACACAGAAGGATCTGGAATGCGCCATGCTGCTGCGGCACCATGAGTCCACACAGGAGCTGGAGTTCCGGCAGCTGGGCCTAGTGC
This genomic window contains:
- the taok2a gene encoding serine/threonine-protein kinase TAO2 isoform X1 codes for the protein MMQVSVKCQVLDTELAMPASVRAGSLKDPEVADLFYKDDPEKLFADLREIGHGSFGAVYFARDVRSNEVVAIKKMSYSGKQSNEKWQDIIKEVKFLQKLRHPNTIEYKGCYLREHTAWLVMEYCLGSASDLLEVHKKPLQEVEIAAITHGALQGLAYLHSHNMIHRDVKAGNILLTEPGQVKLGDFGSASIVAPANSFVGTPYWMAPEVILAMDEGQYDGKVDVWSLGITCIELAERKPPLFNMNAMSALYHIAQNESPVLASNHWSDYFRNFVDSCLQKIPQDRPTSDVLLNHRFLCRERPLSVVMDLIARTKDAVRELDNLQYRKMKKILFQETHNGPTQDGAEEEEDVEQYLLRTGTVNSMESSHSVPSMSISASSQSSSVNSLADGSDDSAEMAMMGEGEHTVTSNSSIIHRPSGPDNIYDDPYQPEMDPQQQQQQQASSGARRRAHYRNRDHFATIRTASLVTRQIQEHEQGSALREQMTGYKRMRRQHQKQLLALENKLKAEMDEHQLRLDKELESQRNSFSSEADKLSKKHQAILEKETKGALTEEKKFQQHILGQQKKELTGLLESQKRQYRQRKEQLKEELNENQSTPKREKQEWLVRQKECLQQIQAEEEAGLLRRQRQYYELQCRQYKRKMLLARHNLEQDLLREELNKRQTQKDLECAMLLRHHESTQELEFRQLGLVQRTRADLIRTQHQSELANQMDYNKRREQELRQKHSMEVRQQPKSLKTKELQIKRQFQDTCKIQTRQYKALRNHLLETTPKSDHKAVLKRLKEEQTRKLAILAEQYDHSINDMLSTQAVSKLRLDETQEAEYQVLRMQLQQELELLNAYQSKIKMHTDTQHDREVKDLEQRVSIRRALLEQRIEEEMLSLQNERSERIRTLLERQAREIEAFDSESMRLGFSNMALTGIPAEAYSQGYPNPPSSGPGGWPSRPVPRSGSHWSHGVQNSVAPPSWRSQNSTAGFARVESISHRERERDSERDFDVLGSRGLPSSLSSASSSSSSSSSSHHRLHYLPQQYHHQSTPHLYRESREREREREREWGGGGGGGGGGGGSHHSSSSSYSHGHSHHHLSAHASAQSLALLPPPPPPPPISLSSSSPQSSSSSSSSQGGYGGRGEGLVVRGPSLMALRNSPGPLRRTASGGGPGGPAGDGGLSRSTSVTSHISNGSHLSYS
- the taok2a gene encoding serine/threonine-protein kinase TAO2 isoform X2, translating into MMQVSVKCQVLDTELAMPASVRAGSLKDPEVADLFYKDDPEKLFADLREIGHGSFGAVYFARDVRSNEVVAIKKMSYSGKQSNEKWQDIIKEVKFLQKLRHPNTIEYKGCYLREHTAWLVMEYCLGSASDLLEVHKKPLQEVEIAAITHGALQGLAYLHSHNMIHRDVKAGNILLTEPGQVKLGDFGSASIVAPANSFVGTPYWMAPEVILAMDEGQYDGKVDVWSLGITCIELAERKPPLFNMNAMSALYHIAQNESPVLASNHWSDYFRNFVDSCLQKIPQDRPTSDVLLNHRFLCRERPLSVVMDLIARTKDAVRELDNLQYRKMKKILFQETHNGPTQDGAEEEEDVEQYLLRTGTVNSMESSHSVPSMSISASSQSSSVNSLADGSDDSAEMAMMGEGEHTVTSNSSIIHRPSGPDNIYDDPYQPEMDPQQQQQQQASSGARRRAHYRNRDHFATIRTASLVTRQIQEHEQGSALREQMTGYKRMRRQHQKQLLALENKLKAEMDEHQLRLDKELESQRNSFSSEADKLSKKHQAILEKETKGALTEEKKFQQHILGQQKKELTGLLESQKRQYRQRKEQLKEELNENQSTPKREKQEWLVRQKECLQQIQAEEEAGLLRRQRQYYELQCRQYKRKMLLARHNLEQDLLREELNKRQTQKDLECAMLLRHHESTQELEFRQLGLVQRTRADLIRTQHQSELANQMDYNKRREQELRQKHSMEVRQQPKSLKTKELQIKRQFQDTCKIQTRQYKALRNHLLETTPKSDHKAVLKRLKEEQTRKLAILAEQYDHSINDMLSTQALRLDETQEAEYQVLRMQLQQELELLNAYQSKIKMHTDTQHDREVKDLEQRVSIRRALLEQRIEEEMLSLQNERSERIRTLLERQAREIEAFDSESMRLGFSNMALTGIPAEAYSQGYPNPPSSGPGGWPSRPVPRSGSHWSHGVQNSVAPPSWRSQNSTAGFARVESISHRERERDSERDFDVLGSRGLPSSLSSASSSSSSSSSSHHRLHYLPQQYHHQSTPHLYRESREREREREREWGGGGGGGGGGGGSHHSSSSSYSHGHSHHHLSAHASAQSLALLPPPPPPPPISLSSSSPQSSSSSSSSQGGYGGRGEGLVVRGPSLMALRNSPGPLRRTASGGGPGGPAGDGGLSRSTSVTSHISNGSHLSYS
- the taok2a gene encoding serine/threonine-protein kinase TAO2 isoform X3, with the translated sequence MMQVSELAMPASVRAGSLKDPEVADLFYKDDPEKLFADLREIGHGSFGAVYFARDVRSNEVVAIKKMSYSGKQSNEKWQDIIKEVKFLQKLRHPNTIEYKGCYLREHTAWLVMEYCLGSASDLLEVHKKPLQEVEIAAITHGALQGLAYLHSHNMIHRDVKAGNILLTEPGQVKLGDFGSASIVAPANSFVGTPYWMAPEVILAMDEGQYDGKVDVWSLGITCIELAERKPPLFNMNAMSALYHIAQNESPVLASNHWSDYFRNFVDSCLQKIPQDRPTSDVLLNHRFLCRERPLSVVMDLIARTKDAVRELDNLQYRKMKKILFQETHNGPTQDGAEEEEDVEQYLLRTGTVNSMESSHSVPSMSISASSQSSSVNSLADGSDDSAEMAMMGEGEHTVTSNSSIIHRPSGPDNIYDDPYQPEMDPQQQQQQQASSGARRRAHYRNRDHFATIRTASLVTRQIQEHEQGSALREQMTGYKRMRRQHQKQLLALENKLKAEMDEHQLRLDKELESQRNSFSSEADKLSKKHQAILEKETKGALTEEKKFQQHILGQQKKELTGLLESQKRQYRQRKEQLKEELNENQSTPKREKQEWLVRQKECLQQIQAEEEAGLLRRQRQYYELQCRQYKRKMLLARHNLEQDLLREELNKRQTQKDLECAMLLRHHESTQELEFRQLGLVQRTRADLIRTQHQSELANQMDYNKRREQELRQKHSMEVRQQPKSLKTKELQIKRQFQDTCKIQTRQYKALRNHLLETTPKSDHKAVLKRLKEEQTRKLAILAEQYDHSINDMLSTQAVSKLRLDETQEAEYQVLRMQLQQELELLNAYQSKIKMHTDTQHDREVKDLEQRVSIRRALLEQRIEEEMLSLQNERSERIRTLLERQAREIEAFDSESMRLGFSNMALTGIPAEAYSQGYPNPPSSGPGGWPSRPVPRSGSHWSHGVQNSVAPPSWRSQNSTAGFARVESISHRERERDSERDFDVLGSRGLPSSLSSASSSSSSSSSSHHRLHYLPQQYHHQSTPHLYRESREREREREREWGGGGGGGGGGGGSHHSSSSSYSHGHSHHHLSAHASAQSLALLPPPPPPPPISLSSSSPQSSSSSSSSQGGYGGRGEGLVVRGPSLMALRNSPGPLRRTASGGGPGGPAGDGGLSRSTSVTSHISNGSHLSYS